In the Hyla sarda isolate aHylSar1 chromosome 9, aHylSar1.hap1, whole genome shotgun sequence genome, TCCATTATTGTGCGTCCTAACTACACAAAGGTGTGAAGTCAAGGAAAGGAAACAAAACTCGGTTTATTTTTCCCAAGTTGTGCATCACTGCTCCATCCACCCCCATCAAGGCGTTGAGCAAAGTAGGGGAGGGGTATCTATAATAGAGACAAAGGGACCTGTGCTGCAGTGCTGAGGTTGAGTCAGACTGGAGAAGACATGAAGGCGAGAGGAGCTCTGATTGCTGCCCTCCTGCTGCTGAGCTGCCATATAGGTACTGTGACCTTTTATATATGTTACGTAGGTCTTTGCAGGTGGATACATCATTGGGTTGAGCATTTATaataatggcattttttatttttgtattgtataaattagtgtttccaaaccggggtgcctccagctgtttcaaaactacgactcccagcatgcccggacagccgttggctgtccgggcatgctgggagtcctagttttgcaacagctggaggcaccctggttggggaaagcCCTATTCTAGAAAGCTTATATATCCTCTGCGGTAACCGTTATTATCATGGACTCTTTTTAAGTCCTCTAAATAATTTGCATCCAGACTTACAGATGGCAGATCCGGAACACAAAGACGATAAGAAAACGTTACGAAACGCACGTGTGACCTGTCTACGTGGTGTTTCTAAGAGGGTGTCGGGACTGGGATGCCAGGAATTGCAGCTGCTGTCGAAATAAATACTGCGACATGCCAGTCTGTGCTATCAGGGGGTGGGCTCCACGGGACCCTATGAATAAACGCGTGATGCCAACggctgattgtgtatatgtgtgtatatatatatatatatatatatatatatatatatatatatatatatatataatattattgtgtattaatTAGTGgtgttcccaaaaaaaaaaaaaaaagtctaccaTGTTTGGTTGGGTCGACGAGGCGAGCGGCGTCCATCGCTGTGTTTCTCACGTTCTACAGCATGCCATAGCGATGTTATGTCTGGTGCCGTTTATAGAAACTAGCTGCGGTAATAAAGGGTTAATCCATCTAGCAAGGTGGTGGTCATCCGATGGATGAGGTCACTTCCCAGTTTCCACCGTAATTACTTAGCCTGGAGCTGTTTTTAATAGAATTCctaatttttcaccttttttggtCACGCCCGTGAAATCTATCCTGTACGAAAACACTCAGGTGACCACAATTTGGGTGTGTAACCTCAGCAGACTACAATGGCTTAGGCTAAGGGGGGGTCAGGTTTCATTGGGAGTTGTCCCTGAGTGAAAAGTCCAGACATCTGATGAATGAAAAAAGGAATGTCTTATCTCAACAAGTGCATGGAGATGTGACGGGTCTTTAGTCCCTGATGAAGAACATTCTTAGGttgcgttcacaccacgtttcttgcattcggggaccggctccgcccGGGAGATGGAAAACCGggagctcccgtatcccagccggacccggcccaaaTCTTACTTAATggcatgagccgaccggagtcagatagtgacctccggtcagctaatttttgccACGTATCCTGTTTGGTGAGCGGACTAACAAccgtgatattaaaggggtactccgatgaaaaacttttcatatttttttttttaaatcaattgatgccagaaagttgaacagatttgtaaatgacttcaataaaaaaaatcttaattttcctctgtagtattcagcagctaagtactggaaggattattttctttttggaacatagagctctctgctgacatcatgaccacagtgctctctgctgacacctcctgtccattttaagaactgtccagagtaggagaaaatccccatagaaaacatgtaTGATGATtttggaccgttcctaaaatggacagagatgtcagcagagagtcatgatgtcagcagagagctctgtgttccaaaaaggaaaaaaaaaaaattcctctgtagtattcagcagctaataagtactggaaagattaagattttaatttttttattttttttaatagaagtaatttacaaatctgttttaactttctgggaccagttgatttaaaaacaaaaaaaaaagttttccaccggagtacccctttaattcggtCACTAAACCAGATAgggggcaaaaattagctgactggagtcactatctgactccgtttGGCTCAATCAAATGAGATAGGGAGTGTCCAGTTGTCCCATCTCCCAGCCGATTTTTGGTCCCCGCATGtaagaaacgtggtgtgaatgcaaccttaCCAAGGACGGTGTTCCCCCTAGCTTGGGGACCTCTTTTTGTTACTCTTTTTACATCCCCCTCGGGCAGTTCACTATTCAGtatagtgtttctcaagcgcggtcctcaagtccccctcccccaacaggtcatgttttctggatttccttagtctttcgaaATTACTAAAAAAATTACTAGACtaaaaaaatcctgaaaacacTAGAGGTACTTGAGGAAACACTGCTTTCGTGGAAAGACCCCACACATGAGCTGCCTCCATGGGGTCTGCGTTTCTGTGTCTCCTCTCTGCCTATATCCCTGAAGCAATCGGGATCATCACTGCTCGGAGGTCTTTCAGCCCCTCGGGGTTGTTCCATCTTGCTCCTTGTCAGGACCTCCACCATGGACTAGATTTATTGGGAAATAGTGTTGATCCAGAGACTTATCGTGAatgctgtacagtgacccctcgacctacgatggccccgacatacgatcatttcgacatgcgatggcctctcagaaggcGGCATCAAcagacgatgcttttgtatgtcggggccatcgcataaacagctatccggcagcgcagactgcttcagctaccaccggatagccgtttacggtgccccgtgagctccggtgatgatcacttacctgtcctcggggctccggcacgtcctcttcgggattccctgcatcgtcggcgctctccatcgtcgtcatcacgtcgatgcgcacgccgtcccgtcatccaataggagcgcgtGCGTAGTGACCTGATGGCGGTGActgagagtgaggatgccggggaagcagaggccttaccggagcgtcggggacacctcggggatgcggcgacagcgatggacggcgacatcccgggcagcggtgatgagcggtgacggtccggagcggcggggacaggtgagtacaacttcctctaacagtggtctacaacctgcggacctccagatgttgcaaaactacaacacccagcatgcccggacagccgttggctgtccgggcatgctgggtgttgtagttttgcaacatctggaggtccgcaggttgtagaccactgtcctatacattacattgcacggatccctcaacatacgatggtacatttggaacggattaccatcgtatgttgagggaccactgtatttggaaTCTGGAAAGAACTTTTGCCTTCCtccggatcaacacagtagggacccAGTATAGGACCCATAGGTTGAACCTGTTAGacttgcgtttttgtttttttttaaaccttatcaAGTATGTAACTCCCCACCTCACTGATGCGCACACCCTTTCCCCCAAAGCCTATGGTCCCAAATTTCACATGACCAGAGCTAGACTGAGTAGTCTCTTGTGAACTACACGTGGGAGGCCTGATGCCTAAGGGTGGGAAACTGGGTCCCGAACTCAATGACATGTATAACAAACCAGCACCTCCCCCGTACAAACTGGGCAAACAAGGTTCACAGAATGCAGGCAATAGGGCTGCAGGCGGGGCCCCATAAAgctgcagttcccccccccccccccccccccccaactatataAACATGGGTATCAGATCAATCGTATTGAACTACAGACAGAATGAATACAACATGTCAGTTCATAAAGTAGACTGTGTAAAAACAACCCCCACCTCAattgcaaatgttttttttatttttttttcaattttacccccaaaataatgttttgcaatacattttatagtaaaacgaAATAtgtcaaagtacaattggtcgtgcaaaaaacaagcctcctataggtctgtggatagaaaaataagagttatgtcttttagaaggagaggagggaaaaaatggtaatgcaaaaatgtaaatgggccgtgtcattaaaggggtactccggtgaaaaacttttttcttttaaatcaactggtggcagaaagttaaacagatttgtaaattacttctattaaaaaatctaaatccttccagtacttattagctgctgaatgctacagcagaaattcctttttttttttttggaacactgatgacatcacgagcacagtgctctctgctgacatctctgtccattttagcaaccatgcatagcagatatatgctaagggcagcatggtggctcagtggtaagcactgctgccttgcagtgctggggacttgggttcaaatcccactaaggacaacaataaataaagtgtttattattattattattattattattattattattattattataataacgtcagcagagagaactgtgctcgtgatgtcatcagagagcattccaaaaagaaaagaatttcctctgtagtattcagcagctaataagtacaggaaggattaagattttttaatagaagtaatttacaaatatggttgctaaaatgctgacatctctgtccattttagcaaccatgcattgcagatgtatgctaagggcagcattgtggctcagtggttagcactgctgccttacagtgctggggacttgggttcaaatcccactaaggacaacaataaataaagcgttattattcttattataataacgtcagcagagggaactgtgctcgtgatgtcatcagagagcattccaaaaagaaaagaatttcctctgtagtattcagcaagctaataagtacaggaaggattaagattttttaattgaagtaatttacaaatatgtttaactttctgccaccagttgatttaaaagaaaaaaagttttcaccggagtacccctttaagggattaaatggACAACAATAGTGTggtgtgtgtgaacataccctaaggtgcCTGATACAATGTGAACCAGCCTTACTGCTACATCTCTATTACTTACCAGACCATGAAGGAATGGGATGATTGGCGGATAGGTGGATAAGAGGTAGGAGATAAagcaagaaagggggggggggggggatgggattaCACAAGACTGAGGTGTAAGGAATGAAGGTCCCCATTACCAGTAAGAATAGGGTGCCAATGTATATTGCGGTGGAGAGCAGCGGGTGCGATACCTTTCAATTGTTTGAACAGAGTTGTGATCACCTAGTGACTCCGGTCCATATACACCATTTTAACTGGACAACAAAGCAGACCATGCATTTAGGTCTGGTTAAATAGCATGAACTGGTAATGGAAGTACCTGTacatgggcaactggccaacttttcctcacaacagcttgtgataaatctcccccttggtctCTACTCCGTAAAGTCTGTTTGTTTATTTCCCCCCATTCCCTAATGTAAAATGGCCTTGAGTAGCTCAAACCTGCTGCGCGTGTACGCAGAGGCAGCGAGTCTGGTTGCCTAGGTCCCCACCACGCTCTGTAtgtgcccgtcattacgcgcgagttagctctgtgcagtaatgatagcaaggTGCTGCAGCGgacatcccgggggtccccagcagcaggacccccgcgatctgacatcttataccctatccttttgaataggggataagatgctaggggcggagtaccccttctaaggccttttttttttattttttgatcctggatttcaaggggtactccactggccagcattcggaagtaaatgttccaaatgcttttTTTCATGCTGCGGGGGTGGCCAAGcctctcatgacatcatgaccacgccccctcccatagacttgcattgagggagcatggccgtaATGAaccgaggggcatggccgaccccctcaGCGTGGGAAAAAGCATCCGGAACGCTTATTTCCAAatgctgaccagtggagtacccctttaagcacacaaAGAACACTCAAGTTGTCCTTTTTAGTGCCTGACTTAAGTCTTTCTGTCCTTTATTCTAGGTCATACCCTTGACTGCTATCAATGTGACTATGGGACCTGCTTATTTCCCTCAAAGACATCATGTGGTCTTCTACAGGTGTGTGGGACGGAAACCGCAAATTCAGGTGAgtaataaaaggggggggggggggaattaacctGCAATAGACTACTCTTATATGTAGCTATTatggaacattttttttatttatactacAGATACATAGATTCCTTTTGCACCATCAAAAAATGCTTTATTTGTATTGCCTAATTTTGTGGATAACTAATTCATGTTTGCTTATCTTTTAACTCTGTGTTCTCTGGGCTCCTCTGCTATAGTTAACAGTAATTGTCGGCATCCTGTTTTTAGGAGGATTCCAAAGGATATGTTTAGCAGAGGAAGTAACTCAATGTGGAAATACACTGAGAGACGATTTgccttagcaaaaaaaaaatacagattaaaactgaactggtttttGAATCCAGCCCTCTGGAGAGAGGGGGTTGGACTTGGGGTCTTCTCCCTCAGCCTTTCCAGAAACTTCTGCATAGAAACTGAGTTGGAAACTTGCCATGTGAGCACTCATCTTGAGTATGCAGAGTATGCGACTGTTTAAGCCTTACACATCTGTATTACCACACAATACCCCAcacacagatttaaaggggtacttcgcccctagacttcttatcccctatccaaaagatagaggataagatgtgtgggggggtcccgcagctgggaccccccgtgatctctgctacagcaccccagtcatccgtggcacagagcaaactttgctccatgccggatggttGGAGATGCGGAGCCAAAGGCTCATGACttgcgtcacgcccccctcccaatgcaagtcactccccctcccatagacttgcattgagggggtgtggtagaCATCACGAGggagcatggccatgatgtcacaagcctctggtctcaaaacaaacgctgggtgctgcagggagatcacaggggatccCAGAGGCGGgatccccgctatcagacatcttatcccctatcctcttggataggcgataagatgtctaggggcggagtacccctttaagcacttagGAAAGGGTTCCTTAGCCACACAACAGCTTCTTATATTTGTAGCTGGGACACAaggcttggcttccagctgactgtctgtcaatcaagcagggatggGCAGGGGCCAGCACTCGGCACTTCACAGGCTTGGAAACGCCTCATTGACActtggcaccagagaataaaagaaTGTTATGAAGGCACGGACAGTGTAAGAAGACACATGATGCCTTTTAACAGAACCGTTGTCTAACAGTATCAGCAGTTTGGAACAGAACATTCCACATTCTCGTTAGTCTTTATATATCAGACTCCGCGTCTAATTTCTTAATTTCTTGCAGGCTACCTTAACTTGAAGCAGAAAGGATGTCTGAGCCCTACGGACTGCCTGAGTGATTCGTCTGTCACCTACCTGGGTGTGACCGTGGCTACCACACGTTCCTGTTGTCTCACCTCCCTATGTAATTCAGCAGCTGCTCCTAAAGTCTCTGTCCTCACCGGAATCGCCACCATGTTGGCTCTTGCTGTAGCCAAAATTTTCTAGGCCTGTATCTATTACAgctgtgttgtttttttccttcgaTTTTGCACTGAGCCATTGTTATGTATACTTGTATTCGTACTAACCATATGTATACATCTATTCGTATGCAATTCCTGTGCTTCTAACAAAAATTGTACTTATCCCCCAAAAAATGGCTTGAATGTCTtccaatttttaataaattttgtttATATTTAACTATGGTGCATTTCTTCTTTTAAAACTTCTGTGGATATTAATAGATTATAAATCAGATTTACACTTCCTATAGGATTTCAAAATGAAAGGAGAACTCCCAGTGGTCagactgtgaataggggataagtttagttttggctggagttctcctttttttaaagTGTCTCCAGAATGGGACCCAGAGAAATGAAGAAAAGTTTCCTTGTGACTcctgcagtgattggctaaacCATGTACACCctcggctatagcag is a window encoding:
- the SPACA4 gene encoding sperm acrosome membrane-associated protein 4 produces the protein MKARGALIAALLLLSCHIGHTLDCYQCDYGTCLFPSKTSCGLLQVCGTETANSGYLNLKQKGCLSPTDCLSDSSVTYLGVTVATTRSCCLTSLCNSAAAPKVSVLTGIATMLALAVAKIF